One Oncorhynchus nerka isolate Pitt River linkage group LG5, Oner_Uvic_2.0, whole genome shotgun sequence genomic window carries:
- the rap2c gene encoding ras-related protein Rap-2c: protein MKEYKVVVLGSGGVGKSALTVQFVTGTFIEKYDPTIEDFYRKEIEVDSSPSVLEILDTAGTEQFASMRDLYIKNGQGFILVYSLVNQQSFQDIRPMRDQIVRVKRFEKVPLILVGNKVDLESEREVAGADGRALAQEWGCPFIETSAKSKTMVDELFAEIVRQMNYATLPEKQEQCCTACVVQ from the exons ATGAAGGAGTACAAAGTGGTTGTGTTGGGAAGCGGAGGCGTTGGCAAGTCCGCGCTGACTGTCCAGTTTGTCACGGGCACGTTCATCGAAAAATATGACCCTACAATTGAGGACTTCTATCGGAAAGAGATTGAAGTGGACTCGTCGCCTTCGGTGTTGGAGATCCTTGACACGGCAGGGACAGAACAGTTCGCCTCCATGAGAGACCTGTACATCAAGAACGGCCAGGGTTTCATACTTGTCTACAGTCTCGTCAATCAACAGTCTTTTCAG GACATCAGGCCGATGCGAGACCAGATCGTGCGGGTCAAGCGCTTTGAGAAGGTGCCACTGATCCTGGTGGGCAACAAGGTGGACCTGGAGTCTGAGAGGGAGGTTGCCGGTGCAGACGGTCGGGCCCTGGCTCAGGAGTGGGGCTGCCCCTTCATCGAGACCTCAGCCAAGAGCAAGACCATGGTGGACGAGCTGTTTGCTGAGATCGTCCGTCAGATGAACTATGCCACACTGCCAGAGAAACAGGAGCAGTGCTGCACGGCCTGTGTGGTGCAGTAA